The Desulfovibrio inopinatus DSM 10711 DNA window ACCAACCAATCCAGTGACTAAGCCGAGATTCGTTGTTGAGAGATCATAACGAGCTTTCAACAACGCGCCGAGATAGGTGAATGACCCAAAATTGGCTCCTGCCCAGAAGAAGCATGTGAGGAGAGCCAGCCATATTTCCTTATTTTGAAAGACATAAAAGCTTGATATGATAGGGTTTCCAGTTTGTTTTGTTTTTCGAACAGGGTAAAGATAGACCTGTCGAATGAGCACTGGGGCGAGAACCAACGTCATAATACCGATCACACGAAAGGCCCATTTCCAACCTATTGAGCCTGAAATATAGCTGCCGATGGGAACCCCGAGGAATTGACCGAGTGCAAACGATGCCATGACCCACCCCATAACCTTGCCTCGAATGGAGGGATGGGTGGTATCACCAATAAAGGCCCACATGGACGGTCCCGCCATCGCTGCTCCAATAGCGGTGAGGAGCCTGGCCAAGAGGAGGCCGGCCAACGTAGAAGCATAGGATGCGGCAATATTGCCCAAAATGAAGAGTACCGAACCAACGCTGATCAGCCGCTGTCGGCCAATGAGATCGGAGAATGTCCCGAGGAAGGGAGCAAACATCGCATAGAATATCATATACAATGATACGGTTTGTGCCGCCGCCGCTATCGGGACATTCAAATCCGACGCTATGGTGGGGAGTATGGGTGAAATGAGGAAATTCTCTGTTCCTATAAGGAACATGAGTGTGAAGATCGTTGATAAGGTTGCAGCATTAACGCGTTGAAGTTCCATATTTGCGTGACCTCAATACTGTAGAAATGCTTTGTCTATTTAAGATGGGAAGTGCTCCAGCCATCGAGAGACAGACCGGCGCACGCACTGAAAGAGCTTTGCGAACTGAGAACACAGTTCTCAGTCCACAACGTCATCAAGTGGTTGAAATAGGGCATTGCCCATTCTGTGCTTTATGATCTGTCCGAGTATCCTCGGCATCGACCTCAATGACTTTCGGTGGGTGCCGTGTGAGCCATGAAATGCCCTGGATCGGACGCTTCGAATTGTAAAAACGCGACAGAAGAGAGTGGCGTGGCGGAACTGGGGAGATCGCCGAAGAGTTGCTTGAAATCCTTAATGAAGTGTGACTGGTCGGTGTATCCGCTATCGTAGGCGATGTCGGTGAGACGTCCATACGACCCCATTCGCAATTTTTCGACAGCTTTTTGGAGCCGGATCATGCGGATAAAGGCTTTGGGCGGAATTCCCACTTCGTCTTTGAAAAGCCGTTCTAATGTTCGGCAGCTCATCCCACTGTCGGAAGCAAGTTCATCCACCCGAATTTGACCTTGGAAAGACAAGACGTGTTCCGCTAGTCGCTGGAATCTATTGCGCGGAACAGTCGATTCCAGCCCGACCTTGCGGAAGATATTTTCAATAAACTGTTGTTTGGAATCAAAGTTGGCCAAAACGTAGAGATGTTCGCACAAAAAGCACGTTTCGATGCCGAGCAATTCGGAGAGGTAAATGCCGTTGTTGACGAGCTCCGCCGAGCGAATGCAGGTTGCGAGCTGCGGAACCCGCCCAGGGTGGAATCTGATACAGAAATACTCGTGTGAGTTGCGAATGGGTAAGAAAACTTTTCGGGTAAACGGACCGAGGAAAAGGAGTCGGCAAAATGTTTCGCCGAGTATAAAGATCAGATCAAAACTGCCATCCGGGATAATTTCAAAAGCACGCTGATCTGTTCCTTCGTGTCGTGGAACATACCAGTATTTATCGATGAGATGACTGAATTCGCCACTCGCCCGACGTTCTATAATCTCTTTTGCCCGCGTTCTCACGTGCAATGAACCGGGCTCCGTGGTTCTCATGACACATTGTTCGATACAGGTTTGACACGTTGTACAGAGGCAAAACAGGGAATCGGTCTTGTCGAGTTTGACCATCATTGAGCATTCTCGCGTTCAGAGTTTGTTGCTCTCCTGGAAAGTGAGTCCCCTGACTGGGAAGCTGGGAATCCACCGCCATCTTGGAAATGATCTTTACGTCAGAGAGCGTTCAGAGCGACCTTGGCTTTGAATGTATCCGAATATATGAATCTATTTTACCGTTTAGTATTGCAAATACCTGATGTGAGACGAAGGAAAGAGGTGAAGCGGTATTCGTATGGTCAATGACTCCTGTTGTTTCTCTTGAGAAGAGCCAATGGAACTGCACGAGTTTGAAATAAACGTTTATAGAGTGCTCTGTTTTGCTGGCAAAATTTGTTTATAGATAAAAATGGTTTATTTTGTGACTTGTTGTGTTATTGATGTCGCTTGGTAACACAATCTTTCACGTTGAATGTCTATTCTATGATAATAAAAATGTGTCAACCCTTCATTTGGCGCAATATTTCCGTTTAGTTGGGCTCACGTAATCCCATGTCCAGCCCCTTGAGTATAGGGTAGAGGAAGTGTTCAATAACTCGCCGTTTCCCGACATTGATTTCAGCGGTAACCGTCATGCCTGGAATGCATAAAAAACCGGGAGGGAGTTTTTGGAGTTCAGCCGTGGGATGGACAGGGAGTTCAATGCGGGCAAGGAAGACCAACGTATCGCCAACCGCCGTTTGTTTGTGAAAGATATCTTTGCTTATCGTTTTGATTTTTCCGCTAATGATGCCGTGTTTTTGAAACGGTAAGGTGTCGAGTTTGACTCGCGTATCGGCTCCACTTCGAACATACCCGATTTCGTTCGGTATAAAAGACAAGAAGGACTAGATTTTGTTTGAAAAATATGACCTTCAGATGAAGAAGAGTTGGATAAATGATTCACGAAGGAC harbors:
- a CDS encoding MFS transporter, which codes for MELQRVNAATLSTIFTLMFLIGTENFLISPILPTIASDLNVPIAAAAQTVSLYMIFYAMFAPFLGTFSDLIGRQRLISVGSVLFILGNIAASYASTLAGLLLARLLTAIGAAMAGPSMWAFIGDTTHPSIRGKVMGWVMASFALGQFLGVPIGSYISGSIGWKWAFRVIGIMTLVLAPVLIRQVYLYPVRKTKQTGNPIISSFYVFQNKEIWLALLTCFFWAGANFGSFTYLGALLKARYDLSTTNLGLVTGLVGVGSLAGGLIAGRIVDFWRSKDLKEGLLQIVWITLLCTSIIGLTHTHFISLTLFCLLVWFFSSGAFIATQQTLLTLIAADLKARSISWSNSFMYVGTAAGVTVAGHITQQDQWENIWYSTLAFCLLAGMCALSLSSTAIHERVESLE
- a CDS encoding helix-turn-helix transcriptional regulator, coding for MMVKLDKTDSLFCLCTTCQTCIEQCVMRTTEPGSLHVRTRAKEIIERRASGEFSHLIDKYWYVPRHEGTDQRAFEIIPDGSFDLIFILGETFCRLLFLGPFTRKVFLPIRNSHEYFCIRFHPGRVPQLATCIRSAELVNNGIYLSELLGIETCFLCEHLYVLANFDSKQQFIENIFRKVGLESTVPRNRFQRLAEHVLSFQGQIRVDELASDSGMSCRTLERLFKDEVGIPPKAFIRMIRLQKAVEKLRMGSYGRLTDIAYDSGYTDQSHFIKDFKQLFGDLPSSATPLSSVAFLQFEASDPGHFMAHTAPTESH